From one Bacteroides fragilis NCTC 9343 genomic stretch:
- a CDS encoding Fur family transcriptional regulator: protein MESYNRLLEHNIKPSMQRIAIMNYLMEHKTHPSADEIYTELSSSMPTLSKTTVYNTLRLFSEQGAAQMLTIDERNTNFDADTSQHAHFLCKRCGRIYDLKCQVEMKQVEGLQMDGHEVSEVHYYYKGVCKKCLNNIRID, encoded by the coding sequence ATGGAATCATACAACCGATTACTAGAGCACAACATCAAACCGTCCATGCAGCGAATTGCTATCATGAATTATTTGATGGAACATAAGACACACCCATCGGCTGATGAAATATATACGGAGTTATCTTCCTCTATGCCAACACTTTCAAAGACTACAGTCTATAATACCTTGAGGCTGTTTTCTGAGCAGGGAGCGGCACAAATGCTTACTATTGACGAGCGGAACACCAATTTTGATGCGGACACTTCACAACATGCCCATTTTCTGTGCAAGCGTTGCGGGCGTATTTATGATTTGAAATGCCAGGTTGAGATGAAACAAGTGGAAGGTCTTCAAATGGATGGACATGAAGTAAGCGAAGTGCACTACTATTATAAAGGTGTTTGTAAGAAATGTTTAAATAATATACGTATTGACTAA
- a CDS encoding DUF805 domain-containing protein — MKEYIDVLKKWKDFDGRARRREYWMFVLFMAIFAIVASIIDAILGTICVFVGIYYLAMLLPMIAVSIRRMHDIGKSGWWLFITFVPVIGSLWYLFLTIQDGQPGSNQYGENPKGI, encoded by the coding sequence ATGAAAGAGTACATTGATGTTTTAAAGAAGTGGAAAGATTTCGACGGTAGAGCCAGAAGACGTGAATACTGGATGTTTGTCTTGTTCATGGCTATTTTTGCTATTGTCGCAAGTATTATTGACGCTATTTTGGGTACGATTTGCGTATTTGTAGGTATTTATTATTTGGCTATGCTTCTGCCTATGATTGCTGTTAGTATACGTCGTATGCACGATATCGGCAAAAGCGGATGGTGGTTATTTATCACTTTCGTACCGGTGATCGGCAGCCTTTGGTATCTCTTCCTGACTATTCAGGACGGACAGCCGGGTAGCAACCAATACGGTGAAAACCCTAAAGGAATTTAA
- a CDS encoding NADH peroxidase, with protein MKKFRCTVCGYVYEGDAAPEKCPLCKAPASKFVEVVEEEGGALTFVDEHVIGVAKGCDEEMIKDLNNHFMGECTEVGMYLAMSRQADREGYPEVAEAFKRYAWEEAEHASKFAELLGDCVWDTKTNLEKRMNAEAGACEDKKRIATRAKALNLDAIHDTVHEMCKDEARHGKGFEGLYNRYFGKK; from the coding sequence ATGAAAAAGTTTAGATGTACTGTCTGCGGTTATGTTTATGAAGGTGACGCAGCTCCTGAGAAATGTCCTTTGTGTAAAGCTCCTGCAAGCAAATTCGTAGAAGTTGTTGAAGAAGAAGGTGGTGCACTCACTTTTGTTGACGAACACGTAATCGGTGTAGCTAAAGGTTGTGACGAAGAAATGATTAAAGACCTGAACAATCACTTCATGGGCGAATGTACTGAAGTTGGTATGTATTTGGCTATGAGCCGTCAGGCCGATCGCGAAGGCTATCCTGAAGTAGCTGAAGCTTTCAAACGTTATGCTTGGGAAGAAGCAGAACATGCTTCTAAGTTTGCTGAACTGTTGGGTGATTGCGTATGGGATACTAAAACAAACCTTGAAAAGAGAATGAATGCTGAAGCCGGTGCTTGCGAAGACAAAAAACGTATCGCTACACGTGCTAAAGCTTTGAATCTGGATGCTATCCACGATACCGTACACGAAATGTGTAAAGACGAAGCTCGTCATGGTAAAGGTTTCGAAGGACTTTATAACCGCTATTTCGGTAAGAAATAA